The Scomber scombrus chromosome 5, fScoSco1.1, whole genome shotgun sequence genome window below encodes:
- the LOC133980594 gene encoding P2Y purinoceptor 3-like, which yields MEDFKICPVTKYYQMILLPVTYSVVFLLGLGLNGALLWSVCCQTRRWSSTVIYLINLAVADLLYVLALPPLIISNAMGGLWPFGNIICKAVRFFFFVNLHCSMMFLTCVSVHRFIGVCFPIAAVRLRTRKLALFASGSVWVLATAEILPTLVFAHTGVINNMTVCFEMTNPQQFKVYFPYGLFLAIVGFLIPFLVIVTCYCTMMKVLYCRAVDSISTARTARMRKKSVCTLLVVCLMFVICFVPYHIARTVYLFVRVYMPGDCHLLNVAMICFKVLKPAVSFNCCANPLLYFWGSDSHRRKLRTCLWIRKTRVQPSLCLVDAGSTHRSGG from the coding sequence ATGGAGGACTTCAAAATCTGTCCGGTGACTAAGTATTACCAAATGATCCTTCTACCGGTGACCTACAGCGTTGTGTTCCTGCTAGGCCTGGGTTTGAACGGCGCCCTGCTATGGAGTGTGTGCTGTCAGACGCGCCGCTGGAGCAGCACCGTCATCTACCTGATCAACCTCGCCGTGGCGGATCTCCTCTACGTGCTGGCATTGCCCCCTCTCATCATCAGCAATGCCATGGGAGGCCTTTGGCCTTTCGGCAACATCATCTGCAAAGCCGTCAGgttcttcttttttgttaacCTCCACTGCAGCATGATGTTCCTCACCTGCGTCAGCGTGCACCGTTTCATCGGAGTGTGCTTCCCCATCGCTGCCGTGCGCCTCAGGACCAGAAAACTCGCCCTGTTTGCATCAGGGTCGGTTTGGGTCTTGGCCACTGCGGAGATTTTGCCGACCCTGGTCTTTGCGCACACAGGTGTGATCAACAACATGACCGTATGTTTTGAAATGACAAACCCGCAACAATTTAAGGTTTACTTCCCTTATGGATTGTTTTTAGCCATAGTAGGGTTTCTGATCCCATTTCTTGTCATTGTCACCTGTTACTGCACCATGATGAAGGTGCTTTATTGCAGGGCGGTGGACAGCATCTCTACTGCCAGGACAGCTCGTATGCGCAAAAAGTCTGTGTGCACTCTTTTGGTTGTGTGCCTCATGTTTGTGATATGTTTTGTGCCTTATCATATTGCTCGGACTGTCTACTTGTTTGTGAGGGTCTACATGCCCGGGGACTGTCATCTGCTGAACGTGGCCATGATCTGCTTCAAGGTCTTGAAGCCTGCGGTCAGTTTCAACTGCTGCGCAAATCCTCTCTTGTACTTTTGGGGCTCTGACAGTCACCGTCGGAAGCTCAGGACCTGTCTGTGGATCAGGAAGACGAGAGTGCAGCCCAGTTTGTGTCTGGTTGATGCAGGTAGCACACACAGGTCGGGAGGATAG